The candidate division WOR-3 bacterium genomic interval ACGGGAAATCAGCGACATGATCAGAACCGGTGCAACTGTTGCGGAAATCAGAGAATATCACAGAAAATCCGGCGGTTTTTTGATAAGTCACCACGCAGTGGAAAAGATTCGAAAACATATCTTTGCGCCACGGGATGCATACGAGAAAGTTCTGGTGGAGGAAATAAGGAACATAAGGAAAACTTCAAAATCCCGTGTTGAAGATCTGCAGGAAGAAAAGACCGACAAAAGACCGTCTATATTACTTGTCGACGATGACCCGGAAATCCACGCCCTGCTGAAGGCGATCTTACAGAATCAAGGGTATGAAATAACCTCTGTTGAGGACGGAATCGACGCACTCGTCGCTTTAAGTAAGAATGAGTATGATCTCATTATCTCGGACATAAATATGCCCAATCTTGATGGGTTTAAATTACTGGAGGTGAAAAATCAGAAAGGGATTGAAACACCGGTGATTTTTCTGACAGGCCGCTCCGCCCCTGAGGATGAAATAAAAGGGCTTGAACTCGGCGCCGTGGATTACATCACGAAACCCATCAAGAAAAAATTACTTTTATTAAGAATCAATAAATTTTTCAGTCAAAATTATAAGAGGAGGTAATATGGAAAATAATATCAGGAATGACGACGTCGCCAGAGAAGGTTCAGAAAAAGTATGCAGAAGATGCGGTAAAATCTTGGACAGTACCGAAGTTTCCGATGGACTCTGCCGGCAGTGTAAAATCGAAATTGAAGAGGAAAAGATTATCCAGAGCAAAGAAGAAGAAGAAACGACAACGCCGGAAACAAAGAGTAAGTTTTTATCGGTATTTAAATGGGCTTTGTTAATCGCCTGTTCGGCTTTGATTCTTGCTAATAGCGTAATTCTCGTAAAGTTATTATTCTTTAACACCCCTTCAGAAGAATCAACGATTCCCGATTTAACCAAAGATGCAATTCTATGCCTCTCTAATCTCTCTGATATCGCGGAGCTTCTCCAGCAGGGGGAATTACCTTCTGAATCAATTGTCTGTCCTGTAAGTGGCCTTCCTTATCGTATAGAGATAAAAGATCAGGACACCTTTGTCTATTGTCCGGCACCTGAAAAACATCAACTAAAAGCCTTATGGGTATCAAAAAAGAATCCTGTACCGGAGGTGTTGAAATGAAAATAAAAAGAAAACAGAAAAAGAACGGTTTCACAATGGTTGAAATTCTTGTCGTCGTCGCGATCATCGGTATCCTCAGTTCTCTGGTTACCTGGAATGTAAGTAACTCGATAAAACGTGCACGGGAAGCCCAGCTTAAGGTCATGATGAGAAACCTCGCCGACGATCTTCTTTCGTACGCTCCGGAATACGATTTAAAACACCGCTGGGGGAAAAACTATGATGAACGTTATCTCAACGGAAAGCTGGAAAAACTCTGGGAGAACAAACCTTTTGACAATGTCTTCAATCACAAAAATCCTTTTTCCTTCAGTAAAGTGGTGTTAAACTGGCGCAGTGTCCCCGGCTATCTGAAAAACCCGGCGATCTTCATCACCAACAACCGCCGTTACTCTTATGACCGTATCCCCCCCAATCGGGTTATGAAAAGGTTAAAAGGAAGTCTTGTTGTCTGGATGAGAAATAAATACTCCCGCGTGGAAGTCTATTATGTAAATATGGACGGAAAAAAATCTCATTATAAAATAAGCGGCGAATAATTTCTCCAGTCAGCCGCAAAAGGGCAAAGAGAAACTTCTCAGCCTGAATATTGACAAACTTATCTGCCGGGTTATAATCTTGCGGTACTGCAGGAATCAATGGCTTTGATATTATCGATTGTATTCATTATTTTAAATCAAACAACATTCAAAGAACAACAAGAACTCTATTCCCGGGTACGCCAGGCACGTGTAAACTGCCGGCATTATCTTGATTCACTGTTTATAAGTAAAGGAATTGAATATCCACCGTATAATATACTACTTACTGTCTTCAAAAAAGAACAATCTCTGGAGCTGTGGGCACGGGCTGAAACCACGGGAAATTTTATTTTGATCAAGCAGTACC includes:
- a CDS encoding type II secretion system protein, which encodes MGIKKESCTGGVEMKIKRKQKKNGFTMVEILVVVAIIGILSSLVTWNVSNSIKRAREAQLKVMMRNLADDLLSYAPEYDLKHRWGKNYDERYLNGKLEKLWENKPFDNVFNHKNPFSFSKVVLNWRSVPGYLKNPAIFITNNRRYSYDRIPPNRVMKRLKGSLVVWMRNKYSRVEVYYVNMDGKKSHYKISGE